A genomic window from Brassica oleracea var. oleracea cultivar TO1000 chromosome C8, BOL, whole genome shotgun sequence includes:
- the LOC106311804 gene encoding adenosylhomocysteinase 1-like isoform X2, producing the protein MALIVEKTSSGREYKVKDMSQADFGRLELELAEVEMPGLMACRTEFGPAQPFKGARITGSLHMTIQTAVLIETLTALGAEVRWCSCNIFSTQDHAAAAIARDSAAVFAWKGETLQEYWWCTERALDWGPGGGPDLIVDDGGDATLLIHEGVKAEEIFEKTGQVPDPTSTDNPEFQIVLSIIKEGLQVDPKKYHKMKERLVGVSEETTTGVKRLYQMQESGALLFPAINVNDSVTKSKFDNLYGCRHSLPDGLMRATDVMIAGKVAVICGYGDVGKGCAAAMKTAGARVIVTEIDPICALQAMMEGLQVLTLEDVVSEADIFVTTTGNKDIIMVDHMRKMKNNAIVCNIGHFDNEIDMQGLETFPGVKRITIKPQTDRWVFPDTKSGIIVLAEGRLMNLGCATGHPSFVMSCSFTNQVIAQLELWNEKSSGKYEKKVYVLPKHLDEKVAALHLAVWFSLWFVWKSGRYWSADEVDQLSF; encoded by the exons ATGGCGTTGATCGTTGAGAAGACGTCGAGTGGCCGTGAGTACAAGGTCAAGGACATGTCTCAGGCCGACTTCGGTCGTCTCGAGCTCGAGCTCGCCGAAGTTGAGATGCCAGGACTCATGGCTTGCCGTACCGAGTTCGGCCCAGCTCAGCCCTTCAAAGGCGCTAGAATCACCGGATCTCTCCACATGACGATCCAGACCGCCGTCCTCATCGAAACCCTAACCGCCCTCGGCGCGGAAGTCAGATGGTGCTCCTGCAACATCTTCTCAACCCAAGACCACGCCGCCGCCGCAATCGCCCGTGACTCCGCCGCCGTTTTCGCCTGGAAAGGTGAGACGCTTCAGGAGTACTGGTGGTGCACGGAGCGTGCTCTCGACTGGGGCCCAGGTGGTGGTCCAGATCTGATCGTCGATGACGGTGGCGACGCCACGCTTTTGATCCACGAGGGAGTGAAGGCCGAGGAGATCTTTGAGAAGACGGGTCAGGTTCCTGATCCCACTTCCACTGACAACCCTGAGTTCCAGATCGTGCTTTCGATCATCAAGGAAGGTCTCCAGGTTGATCCTAAGAAGTACCACAAGATGAAGGAGAGACTCGTCGGTGTCTCTGAGGAGACCACCACCGGTGTCAAGAGGCTTTACCAGATGCAGGAAAGTGGAGCCCTTTTGTTCCCAGCCATTAACGTCAACGACTCCGTCACCAAGAGCAAG TTCGACAACTTGTACGGTTGCCGTCACTCTCTACCTGATGGTCTCATGAGGGCCACTGATGTCATGATCGCCGGAAAGGTTGCGGTTATCTGTGGTTATGGTGATGTCGGTAAGGGTTGTGCCGCTGCCATGAAAACCGCTGGTGCTAGAGTCATTGTGACCGAGATCGACCCCATCTGTGCCCTACAAGCTATGATGGAAGGGCTTCAAGTTCTGACCCTTGAGGATGTCGTCTCTGAAGCTGACATCTTTGTCACCACCACCGGTAACAAAGACATCATCATGGTTGACCACATGAGGAAGATGAAGAACAACGCTATCGTCTGCAACATTGGTCACTTTGACAACGAGATTGACATGCAAGGACTTGAGACCTTCCCTGGAGTGAAGCGTATCACCATCAAGCCCCAGACCGACAGGTGGGTGTTCCCAGACACCAAGTCCGGAATCATTGTTTTGGCCGAGGGTCGTCTCATGAACTTGGGTTGTGCCACTGGTCACCCAAGTTTCGTGATGTCTTGCTCTTTCACCAACCAGGTGATTGCCCAGCTTGAGCTTTGGAACGAGAAGTCGAGCGGTAAGTACGAGAAGAAGGTGTACGTTCTACCCAAGCATTTGGATGAGAAGGTTGCGGCACTTCACTTGG CTGTTTGGTTCTCGTTGTGGTTTGTCTGGAAGAGTGGAAGATATTGGTCCGCTGATGAAGTTGACCAACTATCCTTCTGA
- the LOC106311804 gene encoding adenosylhomocysteinase 1-like isoform X1 has translation MALIVEKTSSGREYKVKDMSQADFGRLELELAEVEMPGLMACRTEFGPAQPFKGARITGSLHMTIQTAVLIETLTALGAEVRWCSCNIFSTQDHAAAAIARDSAAVFAWKGETLQEYWWCTERALDWGPGGGPDLIVDDGGDATLLIHEGVKAEEIFEKTGQVPDPTSTDNPEFQIVLSIIKEGLQVDPKKYHKMKERLVGVSEETTTGVKRLYQMQESGALLFPAINVNDSVTKSKFDNLYGCRHSLPDGLMRATDVMIAGKVAVICGYGDVGKGCAAAMKTAGARVIVTEIDPICALQAMMEGLQVLTLEDVVSEADIFVTTTGNKDIIMVDHMRKMKNNAIVCNIGHFDNEIDMQGLETFPGVKRITIKPQTDRWVFPDTKSGIIVLAEGRLMNLGCATGHPSFVMSCSFTNQVIAQLELWNEKSSGKYEKKVYVLPKHLDEKVAALHLGKLGAKLTKLTKDQSDYVSIPVEGPYKPAHYRY, from the exons ATGGCGTTGATCGTTGAGAAGACGTCGAGTGGCCGTGAGTACAAGGTCAAGGACATGTCTCAGGCCGACTTCGGTCGTCTCGAGCTCGAGCTCGCCGAAGTTGAGATGCCAGGACTCATGGCTTGCCGTACCGAGTTCGGCCCAGCTCAGCCCTTCAAAGGCGCTAGAATCACCGGATCTCTCCACATGACGATCCAGACCGCCGTCCTCATCGAAACCCTAACCGCCCTCGGCGCGGAAGTCAGATGGTGCTCCTGCAACATCTTCTCAACCCAAGACCACGCCGCCGCCGCAATCGCCCGTGACTCCGCCGCCGTTTTCGCCTGGAAAGGTGAGACGCTTCAGGAGTACTGGTGGTGCACGGAGCGTGCTCTCGACTGGGGCCCAGGTGGTGGTCCAGATCTGATCGTCGATGACGGTGGCGACGCCACGCTTTTGATCCACGAGGGAGTGAAGGCCGAGGAGATCTTTGAGAAGACGGGTCAGGTTCCTGATCCCACTTCCACTGACAACCCTGAGTTCCAGATCGTGCTTTCGATCATCAAGGAAGGTCTCCAGGTTGATCCTAAGAAGTACCACAAGATGAAGGAGAGACTCGTCGGTGTCTCTGAGGAGACCACCACCGGTGTCAAGAGGCTTTACCAGATGCAGGAAAGTGGAGCCCTTTTGTTCCCAGCCATTAACGTCAACGACTCCGTCACCAAGAGCAAG TTCGACAACTTGTACGGTTGCCGTCACTCTCTACCTGATGGTCTCATGAGGGCCACTGATGTCATGATCGCCGGAAAGGTTGCGGTTATCTGTGGTTATGGTGATGTCGGTAAGGGTTGTGCCGCTGCCATGAAAACCGCTGGTGCTAGAGTCATTGTGACCGAGATCGACCCCATCTGTGCCCTACAAGCTATGATGGAAGGGCTTCAAGTTCTGACCCTTGAGGATGTCGTCTCTGAAGCTGACATCTTTGTCACCACCACCGGTAACAAAGACATCATCATGGTTGACCACATGAGGAAGATGAAGAACAACGCTATCGTCTGCAACATTGGTCACTTTGACAACGAGATTGACATGCAAGGACTTGAGACCTTCCCTGGAGTGAAGCGTATCACCATCAAGCCCCAGACCGACAGGTGGGTGTTCCCAGACACCAAGTCCGGAATCATTGTTTTGGCCGAGGGTCGTCTCATGAACTTGGGTTGTGCCACTGGTCACCCAAGTTTCGTGATGTCTTGCTCTTTCACCAACCAGGTGATTGCCCAGCTTGAGCTTTGGAACGAGAAGTCGAGCGGTAAGTACGAGAAGAAGGTGTACGTTCTACCCAAGCATTTGGATGAGAAGGTTGCGGCACTTCACTTGGGCAAGCTTGGAGCTAAGCTCACTAAGCTGACAAAGGACCAATCTGACTACGTCAGCATTCCCGTTGAAGGACCTTACAAGCCTGCTCACTACAGGTACTGA